The sequence gagagagagctccggGTATATCTATAGTTTTTTGTATAATTAACTATTATAGAATCCTTTGAGAgaaatgttgttttgttgttgcacCATTAAGTCCCTCCACTTCTGCAAAGCTTTCATTTTAAACCACTGACACTGGAAATGCCACTTCTGAATCAAACTGACTTGCCTTTTAAGGCTGATGGACTTGCCTCCATCAGTGTTTCAGTTTGTTGATTCCATGTTTCTGGATGATCTACCATTAATGTTAAATCATGATGTAAATGTTTCCTTCCTGTTGCTGTAATGGAGCATAGACAAATGTTCTGAACTATAAACAGGATATGGGATTTACAGCATTGCATAATGTCCAAAAGCTACTTTGCTCTCTAGTTCCAGTAAAAATATAAATCCTAGTGTCTTCTGTTTAGGCCATGTAAGAAAAACTTAATGTTTTCActtatttctgtatttttcttcTTGCCTCTAGACAAAATGAGAGACCGACTCTTTGAGCTTCATGAGCTATCAAGGCTTTATGGCCAACATACTCGTAATGTAGATGATGGCTTCCAATTATCTCGTGAAACCCTTCTGTTTGAGACAGATTATGCCTTAGCAAATCTATACAAAGACATTCAAGCAATCCGAACAAACAATAATCACTTGAAAGGAGATGTTCGGCGTCTGAGCAAACAAAATGCCCGCTTTCTTACATCTATGCGCCGCCTCAGCAGCATTAAACGTGATACTAACACAATTGCAAAAGACATAAAGGCCCGTGGAGAAGAAATCCACAGGAAACTTCAGGCTTTGAGAGACTTCAGTGAAGATGCAGAAACAAAATATGGTTCCAACTCTATCATAGCCCGTGTATCAAAGGACCACTATGTTGATCTAATGCATACTTTTCAAGAAGCTATGTTTGAATACAACGAGACAGAGATGAACCAGCGGGATAACTGCAAGAATAGGATTCAGCGACAGCTAGAGATCATGGGCAAGGATGTGTCTGGGAATCAAATAGAGGACATGATTGAGCAAGGCAGGTGGGATGTTTTCTCTGAGAACCTTCTGTCTGATATCAAGGGAACTCGTTCAGCCTTGAATGAGATAGAGACCCGGCACAAAGAGCTAATGAAGTTGGAGTGTCGAATAAGGGAGGTCCACGAGCTATTCTTGCAAGTAGCACTGTTGGTGGAAGAGCAGGCTGACACATTTAATGTTATTGAGTTCAATGTGCAGAATGTTGCAGACTATGTTGGAGAAGCAAAAGGTGAAGTGAGAAGAGCCCTAGAATATAGGAGGAAACATCCATTCCGGACAATCATCTGCTgttgtttaaaatgttgtaagGGATGGTAACTGCTGGTTGCCTTTAAATCTCTAGATCAACATTGTGGGGAGTGTTCAAATTACTATACATTTTATAATAAAGTTGCTAGTATCATAGCCAGTTCAATGCCATTTTCttggaggaaagaaaagaggatgaaactAAAGAACTATAAAGGAACAGGAGTCTAGATAGTATATTTTAGACCACTGTTGTGCACCCATGATTCTAGAGTTCTGATACACACTTAATTATAAATAAGATGCTTTTTTATATGCATATTATTGTATATATTCCACAAATAAAAGTATAAAGTATTTATTTTGGTTACTCTATGAAGGAAATTGTTGTGTTGCTCTTTGTCTAGTAGCATTTTTGCTTGTTGATTGTAGAAAGGCATGAAAAAGAAGAGATGGGAGGAGGCAGCAGTTGCTAATAACTGTGTATAAAGCCACAGTTTGGGCATAGATAGTGATGGAGAGGTCTCACAAGAGAGTGGGACACACCGGATGCCACGAAGCTCGTGTAGTTCTGTCTAGAGGACTGCAGAGCTGGCTGGAGAAGAGTGAGGCTTTTGGAAGAGACGGCTTTTATCTCTTCCCCATGAAATAATTTCTACATGATAACAGATCAAGGAAGGGGTGAAAACCTCACTCAGTCTTCAGCCTTTCTTAAtgctttttaatgcttttaaggATGGTCAAAGcaaaaaaatgtaaatgtaaaacttCAGTAATCAAGTATACAATTTCCCTACTTCACAAAGAATACCAAAATTCTTTTGCAACCTTCGGggagtattttttattttttttgtaccgagttactgtttttattgtatttttattgtttaagGAAAAGATTTCCAGTATTGTATAACTTCCTGCTAATTTGCTttctaataaatatatttttttcagaaaTTGAATGCTTTATATTGTGCTCTCAATTTGAACAAATACTGTTGAGCGTTTAATATAATTTTAGGTACAATTATGTTAAACACTCTTTTGCATGAAACTcaatgaaactttaaaaaaatctttggattatAACGCAAgacaaagcacacacacagagagagattcAGTAATGAGCCTGCTAtggaaataggattgccaggtgttgGGTTTCCCCCCGGACAGTCCATTTTTTTCTTGGGGTTAAAATATCAGATATAATAAATGTCCGGTATTTTTGAGTGTTAGGGAGGAGCTGCTGGCTGCTAGTGTGCAGGAACAACAAGGGAAACCACTGTGGAATACAACACTACCCAAATAGAAAATAATGTATACTGAAACTTTAATAATAAACTATACGTGTCAGTCAATACAAAGATAGAAAAGTTTCaatacagtattttttttaaaaaaaaaaacttcttgaGGGAAAAGTCCAGAAAATCAAGTCTGAGACTGCACAATATCCAAGGCACAGATGATCGTAAAGACGGGGCTTCCATTTGACTCCCACATTTCAGTGTTTCCATCTCTTCCTCAGTAAAAGAAACTGGCAAAACAGTCACTAACACTGGAGATTTAGAGTACAGGTCGATGTAGAAAATCTCATTGTTTCGAATGAAGAAAATAACTGGACTTTGATTGCATGTTTGATGTCCTGCCAATTTTCTTTACTGAGGAAACCCCATCTTCATTAAATAATTGGGATacttttgctaagttttttgctgataaaatatcaTGAATACTTTCTGATCTGGATACCATTCATAATGTAGGTCAGTCAGAAAAAATGTCTAATACATCATCTGGTCTGTGTATGGAACTGTTTGGCCCAGGTTTCATGAGGGATATTGGCAGAGTCTTGGGAtatgtgaaggccactacttgtgcccTGGATCCTGTCTGGCTGCTAAGTTCATGTAACTATCACATCAACAGTCCCTTGGTGT is a genomic window of Eublepharis macularius isolate TG4126 chromosome 1, MPM_Emac_v1.0, whole genome shotgun sequence containing:
- the STX11 gene encoding syntaxin-11; its protein translation is MRDRLFELHELSRLYGQHTRNVDDGFQLSRETLLFETDYALANLYKDIQAIRTNNNHLKGDVRRLSKQNARFLTSMRRLSSIKRDTNTIAKDIKARGEEIHRKLQALRDFSEDAETKYGSNSIIARVSKDHYVDLMHTFQEAMFEYNETEMNQRDNCKNRIQRQLEIMGKDVSGNQIEDMIEQGRWDVFSENLLSDIKGTRSALNEIETRHKELMKLECRIREVHELFLQVALLVEEQADTFNVIEFNVQNVADYVGEAKGEVRRALEYRRKHPFRTIICCCLKCCKGW